The following are from one region of the Neurospora crassa OR74A linkage group III, whole genome shotgun sequence genome:
- the stk-52 gene encoding serine/threonine-protein kinase RIO1, whose amino-acid sequence MASQPELTSTTAATDNQNVDLSNTTAQLNNLAIEEEDDDDDLQDVFESDDDLDYEDGGTDLTKSYNRQQHGAGATNSQQSQAQAQQQKPTANTSARVDDQIAALSKFAGKIRIDAFDNASGPAERSKDKSDRATSELVLDQRTRMILLQMINQGFVSEIHGAISTGKEANVYGAILHPEDGSAPIHKAIKIYKTAILVFKDREKYITGEHRFKSGSEKGNNRKMVKLWAEKEFRNLRRLYTAGIPCPEPIKLKLHVLVMSFLGDRKGWAYPRLRDAPISGDDADEQWRDLYIQLLGLMRKLYQVCRLVHADLSEYNILYNNKKLYIIDVSQSVEHDHPHSLEFLRMDIKNVGDFFRRKGVDTLSDRTIFDFIVNPKGPAEEPGMKETVEQLYQTRVEVEDTAEARAEQEVDNEVFRNQYIPKTLNEVYDIEKDVAKVNEGQGEDLVYKNLLADQVVHKTAEDQEEEESDEEEEGSGDEEEGSDDEDDESRFEKGTPRGKRFIDKDEKKQHKAAVKEAKREKRKEKIPKAMKKKLVNSTSRRKH is encoded by the coding sequence ATGGCGTCCCAACCAGAACTCACGTCGACCACAGCGGCGACCGACAACCAGAATGTCGACCTCAGCAACACCACCGCCCAGCTCAACAACCTTGCgatcgaagaggaagacgacgacgacgacctccAAGATGTCTTTGAATCCGACGATGACCTCGACTACGAAGATGGCGGCACCGACCTGACCAAGTCGTACAACCGCCAACAACATGGCGCCGGTGCTACCAACTCTCAGCAGTCCCAAGCTCAGGCCCAGCAACAAAAACCCACAGCCAACACGTCGGCCCGCGTCGACGACCAGATCGCCGCCCTCTCCAAGTTCGCCGGAAAGATCCGCATCGACGCCTTCGACAATGCCTCCGGTCCCGCCGAGCGCAGCAAAGACAAGTCCGATCGCGCCACCTCCGAACTCGTCCTCGACCAGCGCACGCGCATGATCCTGCTGCAGATGATCAACCAGGGCTTTGTCTCCGAGATTCACGGCGCCATCAGCACGGGCAAGGAAGCCAACGTCTACGGTGCCATACTCCACCCCGAGGATGGCTCGGCCCCCATACACAAGGCCATCAAGATCTACAAGACGGCCATTCTGGTGTTCAAGGATCGCGAGAAGTACATTACTGGTGAACACCGCTTCAAGAGCGGCAGTGAAAAGGGAAACAACAGGAAGATGGTCAAGCTCTGGGCCGAAAAGGAATTCAGAAACCTGCGCCGTTTGTACACAGCCGGCATCCCCTGCCCGGAGCCCATCAAGCTCAAGCTGCACGTGCTCGTCATGAGCTTCTTGGGAGATCGCAAGGGCTGGGCCTACCCCCGTTTGCGCGACGCTCCCATCTCGGGCGACGACGCCGATGAACAATGGCGCGACCTCTACATCCAACTCCTCGGCCTCATGCGCAAGCTGTACCAAGTCTGCCGCCTCGTCCACGCCGATCTGTCGGAATACAACATCCtctacaacaacaagaagctcTACATCATTGATGTTTCCCAATCCGTCGAGCACGACCATCCCCACTCGCTCGAGTTCCTGCGTATGGATATCAAGAACGTCGGCGATTTCTTCAGGAGGAAGGGTGTCGACACGCTCTCAGACCGCACGATTTTCGATTTCATCGTCAACCCCAAGGGACCGGCCGAGGAACCCGGTATGAAGGAGACGGTCGAACAGCTGTACCAGACgagggtggaggtggaggatacCGCGGAGGCCAGGGCCGAGCAGGAGGTCGACAATGAGGTTTTCAGAAACCAGTACATCCCCAAGACGCTGAACGAGGTTTACGATATCGAGAAGGATGTCGCCAAGGTAAACGAGGGTCAAGGAGAGGATTTGGTATACAAGAACCTGTTGGCGGATCAAGTGGTGCACAAGACGGCGGAGGatcaggaagaggaggagtctgatgaggaggaggagggcagtggtgacgaagaggagggtagtgatgacgaggatgacgagaGCCGATTCGAAAAGGGAACACCAAGAGGCAAGAGGTTCATCGacaaggacgaaaagaagcaGCACAAGGCGGCGGTTAAGGAGGccaagagggagaagaggaaagagaagataCCCAaggcgatgaagaagaagttggtgAACAGCACGTCGAGGAGGAAGCACTAA
- the erg-3 gene encoding c-14 sterol reductase ERG-3 encodes MAGKQNQAAPKKAVAPRQQHYEFGGPIGAFGITFGLPILVHVFNLFCNDISGCPAPSLLHPKSLDLAQLKREIGWPDNGVFGLFSWSATLWTLGYYALSLVQYRFLPGHHVEGTELSTGGRLKYKLNAFNSAMCTLAILAAGTIAQGAEFPVWTFISDNFAQIISANILFAFALAIFVYVRSFDVKPGNKDMRQLAAGGVTGSLIYDFYIGRELNPRITLPLIGQVDIKEFMEMRPGLLGWIILNCAFIAKQYRLYGYVTDSILFITAIQAFYVFDGIYMEPAVLTTMDITTDGFGFMLSFGDVVWVPFMYSTQTRYLSVHPQQLGAFGLIAVGAVLAAGYSIFRLSNSQKNNFRTNPEDPSVKHLTYLQTKTGSRLITSGWWGIARHINYLGDWLQSWPYSLPTGIAGYQILSAGSNAPGAITMLDGREVVQGEARGWGIVFTYFYILYFAILLIHRDLRDDEKCSKKYGDDWEKYKKLVKWRIVPGIY; translated from the exons ATGGCCGGGAAGCAAAACCAAGCTGCCCCAAAGAAGGCGGTTGCGCCGCGCCAGCAGCACTACGAGTTTGGCGGCCC CATCGGCGCCTTTGGCATCACCTTTGGCCTCCCCATTCTCGTCCACGTCTTCAACCTTTTCTGCAACGACATCTCGGGCTGCCCCGCGCCCTCGCTCCTCCACCCCAAGTCTCTCGACCTCGCCCAGCTCAAGCGCGAAATCGGCTGGCCTGACAATGGCGTCTTCGGCCTCTTCTCGTGGTCCGCCACGCTGTGGACTTTGGGCTACTACGCTCTCTCGCTCGTTCAATACCGCTTTCTCCCCGGCCACCACGTCGAGGGAACCGAGTTGAGCACCGGCGGCCGGCTCAAGTACAAGCTGAACGCTTTCAACTCGGCCATGTGCACCTTGGCCATCCTGGCTGCCGGCACCATCGCTCAGGGCGCCGAGTTCCCCGTTTGGACTTTCATTTCCGACAACTTTGCCCAGATCATCAGCGCCAATATCCTCTTCGCTTTTGCCCTCGCCATCTTCGTCTACGTTCGCAGCTTTGACGTGAAGCCGGGCAACAAGGACATGCGCCAGCTAGCAGCAGGCGGTGTCACCGGCTCCCTCATCTACGATTTCTACATTGGTCGCGAGCTCAATCCTCGCATCACTCTGCCCCTCATCGGCCAAGTAGACATCAAGGAATTCATGGAAATGCGCCCTGGTCTTCTGGGCTGGATCATTCTGAACTGCGCCTTCATCGCCAAGCAATACCGCCTTTACGGTTACGTCACCGATTCAATTCTCTTCATCACTGCCATCCAGGCTTTCTATGTCTTTGACGGAATCTACATGGAGCCGGCCGTCTTGACTACGATGGATATCACTACCGACGGCTTCGGGTTCATGCTGAGTTTCGGAGATGTCGTTTGGGTGCCCTTCATGTACTCGACTCAGACTCGCTACCTTTCCGTCCATCCTCAGCAGCTGGGCGCTTTCGGACTGAttgctgttggtgctgtCCTGGCTGCTGGTTATAGCATCTTCCGCCTGTCCAACTCGCAGAAGAACAACTTTCGCACGAACCCCGAGGATCCTAGTGTTAAgcaccttacctacctccaGACCAAGACTGGATCGCGACTCATTACCTCGGGATGGTGGGGCATCGCTCGCCACATCAATTATCTCGGTGACTGGCTTCAGAGCTGGCCCTATTCTCTCCCGACCGGCATTGCTGGCTACCAGATCTTGAGCGCCGGCAGCAACGCCCCTGGTGCAATTACCATGCTTGACGGGCGCGAGGTTGTCCAGGGCGAGGCGAGAGGCTGGGGTATCGTTTTCACTTACTTTTACATCTTGTACTTTGCTATTCTCTTGATCCACCGCGACCTCAGAGATGACGAGAAGTGCTCCAAGAAGTATGGTGACGATTGGGAAAAGTACAAGAAGCTTGTCAAGTGGAGAATTGTCCCTGGCATCTACTAG
- a CDS encoding vacuolar sorting receptor, translated as MHAPSPSRLLSSLVAFCALTGAAHASDDESSSASPSPSSTATTTSTVTPCVATSTNGAFYDLRPDIAVVPEKGVKLARGTHTQDYQARGYDYGYNITLNICAPVVKGVEDVVGLTSEAWAKVGAWYEKGGKVYSLGQESGALKPRGRKLVLQYTGGSPCEPPEDDKDDKRKRSTGVHQGAAYSKYSDDEDEDRDDDQTDSDSDKRKHSNASKKKTRRKSATISFLCDRSPDTSTAVSFVGTDPDECSYFFEVRSQHACAGAEPHKPGSVGPGGVFAIIFFIALAVYVIGGVFYQRTVVKQRGWRQLPNYTLWAGIWSFLKDIFVILTSSCARFLPLRRGYRSLNTSSRGRYGNNDDENRLIDQLDEEWDD; from the exons ATGCATGCCCCAAGTCCCAGCCGGCTCCTCTCGAGCCTAGTCGCCTTCTGCGCCCTGACCGGTGCTGCCCACGCCTCCGATGACGAATCCTCCTCCGCGTCGCcctccccatcatcaacagccACCACAACCTCCACCGTAACACCCTGCGtcgccacctccaccaacgGTGCCTTCTACGACCTCCGCCCCGACATCGCCGTTGTTCCCGAAAAGGGCGTCAAGCTCGCCCGGGGTACGCACACCCAAGACTACCAAGCCCGCGGTTACGATTACGGATACAACATCACGCTCAACATATGCGCCCCTGTGGTGAAGGGCGTCGAGGATGTCGTGGGATTGACGAGCGAGGCATGGGCCAAGGTCGGTGCCTGGTATGAAAAGGGTGGCAAGGTATACAGCCTAGGGCAGGAGTCGGGAGCATTGAAgccgagaggaaggaagctggTGCTGCAGTATACAGGAGGGTCGCCGTGTGAACCACCAGAGGACGACAAGGACGACAAACGGAAACGAAGCACCGGTGTTCACCAAGGCGCTGCGTACAGCAAATACtcggacgacgaagacgaagatcgTGATGACGACCAGAccgactccgactccgacaAGCGGAAACACAGCAACGCatccaaaaagaaaacccgCCGCAAGTCCGCAACCATCTCTTTCCTCTGCGACCGCTCCCCAGACACTTCCACCGCTGTCTCCTTCGTCGGCACCGACCCCGACGAATGCTCCTATTTTTTCGAGGTTCGCTCGCAACACGCCTGTGCCGGAGCCGAGCCACATAAACCGGGGTCCGTGGGTCCCGGAGGAGTCTttgccatcatcttcttcattgCACTGGCGGTGTACGTCATTGGTGGTGTTTTCTACCAACGCACCGTCGTGAAGCAAAGAGGGTGGAGGCAGTTGCCCAACTATACTCTATGGGCCGGTATCTGGAGCTTTCTCAAG GACATCTTCGTCATCCTTACTTCGTCCTGCGCTCGCTTCTTGCCCCTGCGCCGCGGATACCGATCTTTGAACACGTCGTCTCGTGGCCGATACGgtaacaacgacgacgagaatCGGTTGATCGATCAGCTTGATGAGGAGTGGGACGATTGA
- the gh61-5 gene encoding endoglucanase II, whose amino-acid sequence MRSTLVTGLIAGLLSQQAAAHATFQALWVDGADYGSQCARVPPSNSPVTDVTSNAMRCNTGTSPVAKKCPVKAGSTVTVEMHQQANDRSCSSEAIGGAHYGPVLVYMSKVSDAASADGSSGWFKIFEDTWAKKPSSSSGDDDFWGVKDLNSCCGKMQVKIPSDIPAGDYLLRAEVIALHTAASAGGAQLYMTCYQISVTGGGSATPATVSFPGAYKSSDPGILVDIHSAMSTYVAPGPAVYSGGSSKKAGSGCVGCESTCKVGSGPTGTASAVPVASTSAAAGGGGGGGSGGCSVAKYQQCGGTGYTGCTSCASGSTCSAVSPPYYSQCV is encoded by the exons ATGCGGTCCACTCTTGTCACCGGCCTCATCGCCGGCCTACTCTCCCAACAAGCCGCCGCCCACGCCACCTTCCAAGCCCTTTGGGTCGATGGTGCCGATTATGGCTCGCAATGCGCTCGCGTCCCTCCTTCCAACTCCCCCGTCACCGATGTGACTAGCAATGCCATGAGGTGTAACACGGGAACTTCGCCCGTTGCGAAGAAGTGCCCTGTCAAGGCGGGAAGTACGGTCACTGTTGAGATGCACCAG CAAGCAAATGACCGCTCCTGTTCCTCTGAAGCCATCGGTGGCGCTCACTACGGTCCCGTCCTCGTGTATATGTCCAAGGTCTCCgacgccgcctccgccgaCGGTTCCTCTGGCTGGTTCAAGATCTTTGAGGACACCTGGGCCAAGAAgccctccagctcctcggGCGACGATGATTTCTGGGGCGTCAAAGACCTCAACTCGTGCTGCGGCAAGATGCAGGTCAAGATCCCCTCGGACATCCCCGCGGGTGACTATCTCCTCCGTGCCGAGGTTATCGCGCTCCATACCGCCGCAAGCGCGGGAGGTGCCCAGTTGTACATGACCTGCTACCAGATCTCCGTTACCGGTGGTGGCTCCGCTACCCCGGCGACTGTCAGCTTTCCTGGTGCCTACAAGAGCTCCGACCCTGGTATCCTCGTTGACATCCACAGTGCCATGAGCACCTACGTCGCCCCCGGACCGGCTGTGTACTCGGGTGGAAGCTCCAAGAAGGCCGGAAGCGGCTGCGTGGGCTGCGAGTCTACTTGCAAGGTTGGCTCCGGCCCGACTGGAACTGCTTCTGCCGTCCCTGTTGCGAGCACGTCGgcggctgctggtggtggaggcggtggtgggagCGGTGGCTGCAGCGTTGCAAAGTATCAGCAGTGTGGTGGAACCGGCTATACCGGGTGCACATCCTGCGCT TCCGGATCCACCTGCAGCGCTGTCTCACCTCCTTATTACTCCCAGTGTGTCTAA